A stretch of Rhododendron vialii isolate Sample 1 chromosome 4a, ASM3025357v1 DNA encodes these proteins:
- the LOC131324709 gene encoding uncharacterized protein LOC131324709: protein MGRLVIFAGEKPNGVALCRGIMHGWDAFQKNTYLVVGDGKRVKFWEHVWCGEVSLREAFPSIYILACDKEASVFYYLRFHEGVVVWDISLRRKVNESPEEALIALLLGVHDIRRIGEGEDEIRWNLSKDGSFHVKFHYQSLCGRGNSSFPWQAIWKTLAPLKVSFIIWCVAQRKILTIYNLIRRRIIIFNWCCMCKRDTGRLIISLFTTRWHGSFGPWQLLGWYSVGFVEKCDGTPKLLGKVLTWERNRSGFGL from the exons ATGGGGAGATTGGTCATCTTTGCAGGCGAGAAGCCTAATGGGGTGGCGCTTTGTAGGGGAATTATGCACGGGTGGGATGCTTTTCAAAAGAATACATACTTGGTGGTAGGTGATGGCAAAAGGGTTAAGTTTTGGGAGCATGTGTGGTGTGGGGAAGTGAGTTTGCGGGAAGCGTTCCCGAGTATTTATATTTTGGCTTGCGACAAAGAAGCTAGTGTTTTTTATTATCTTCGTTTTCATGAAGGAGTTGTAGTATGGGACATTAGTTTGCGTAGGAAAGTGAATGAGtcacca GAAGAGGCTTTGATTGCTTTGCTTTTAGGAGTGCATGATATTCGAAGGATAGGAGAAGGGGAGGATGAGATTCGGTGGAATTTATCAAAAGATGGTTCTTTTCATGTGAAATTCCACTATCAATCTCTTTGTGGGAGGGGCAACTCTTCCTTTCCTTGGCAAGCAATTTGGAAGACGTTGGCGCCGTTAAAGGTAAGCTTTATTATTTGGTGTGTGGCTCAAAGAAAAATTCTCACGATTTATAATTTGATCCGAAGGCGGATAATCATTTTCaattggtgttgtatgtgcaAAAGGGATACGGGTCGGTTGATCATCTCCTTATTCACTACCCGGTGGCATGGGAGCTTTGGACCGTGGCAACTTCTTGGTTGGTATTCGGTGGGCTTTGTCGAGAAATGTGATGGAACTCCTAAATTGCTTGGAAAGGTGCTAACGTGGGAAAGAAACAGAAGTGGGTTTGGACTTTGA
- the LOC131324711 gene encoding serine/threonine protein phosphatase 2A 57 kDa regulatory subunit B' beta isoform-like isoform X1 yields MLNKFIKRRQRKPFKSDGGNDLGFIPPGNRNSSAVSTSNHTSRTTPLSVANYGVPPPSATVETLPMFRDVPASERQTLFLRKVQVSCFQFDMSDALKMMREKEIKRQSLVELVDFVQSGSGKITETNQEGIIKMISINIFRCLAPASHENTGSQNMDLEEEEPYMDLAWPHLQLVYELLLRYVVSSDTDTKVAKRCIDHLFVLQLLDLFDSEDPREREYLKTILHRIYGKFMVHRPCIRKAINNIFYRFIYETERHSGIGELLEILGSIINGFALPMKEEHKLFLVRALIPMHKPKSISLYHQQLSYCTIQFVEKDYKLADTVIRGLLKFWPVTNCQKEVLFLGELEEVLEATQAAEFQRCMVPLFRQIARCLNSSHFQVAERALFLWNNDHIVGLIAQNRSIILPIIFDALEKNIQSHWNQAVHRLTVNVRKMLSAMDTELFEECRRQYTEKEVRAKEKEERRELKWHRLAAAAAQGG; encoded by the exons ATGCTGAACAAATTTATAAAACGCCGGCAGCGTAAGCCCTTCAAATCGGACGGTGGTAATGACTTAGGGTTTATTCCACCAGGGAATCGAAACTCCAGTGCTGTTTCAACCTCGAATCACACTTCTAGAACCACTCCGTTATCCGTTGCCAATTACGGTGTCCCCCCACCTAGTGCGACCGTAGAGACCCTACCTATGTTCAGGGACGTTCCGGCCTCTGAACGTCAGACCTTGTTCCTTAGAAAAGTTCAGGTTTCTTGCTTCCAATTCGATATGTCTGATGCCCTAAAAATGATGAGGGAGAAGGAGATTAAGAGGCAGAGTCTAGTTGAGCTCGTTGATTTTGTGCAATCCGGGTCAGGGAAAATCACAGAGACAAATCAAGAAGGCATTATCAAGATGATTTCTATAAATATATTCCGTTGTTTGGCCCCGGCATCTCATGAAAATACGGGTTCCCAAAACATGGACCTGGAAGAGGAGGAGCCCTACATGGACCTCGCGTGGCCCCACTTACAGTTGGTGTACGAGCTACTTCTGAGATATGTGGTGTCCTCCGATACTGACACCAAGGTTGCCAAGCGGTGCATTGaccatttgtttgttttacaaCTTCTTGACTTGTTTGATTCTGAGGATCCTCGAGAGCGGGAATATTTGAAAACAATCCTCCACCGGATATACGGGAAATTCATGGTGCATCGCCCTTGTATTAGGAAAGCGATCAATAATATATTCTATCGGTTTATATACGAGACAGAGAGACACAGTGGGATTGGTGAGCTCTTGGAGATTCTTGGGAGCATAATCAATGGGTTTGCTCTGCCAATGAAAGAGGAGCATAAGTTGTTTCTTGTTCGAGCTCTTATACCAATGCACAAGCCTAAGTCGATTTCATTATACCATCAGCAGCTCTCATACTGCACTATTCAGTTTGTCGAGAAAGATTACAAGTTGGCTGACACTGTAATAAGGGGTTTGTTGAAGTTCTGGCCTGTCACCAATTGTCAAAAAGAAGTGCTTTTTCTTGGGGAGCTAGAAGAAGTGCTGGAGGCAACACAGGCTGCAGAGTTTCAGCGCTGCATGGTCCCTCTATTTAGACAGATTGCGCGTTGCCTTAATAGCTCTCATTTTCAG GTTGCTGAAAGAGCTCTTTTTCTATGGAACAATGACCACATTGTGGGCTTGATTGCACAAAATCGGAGCATCATTTTGCCAATCATTTTCGATGCATTGGAGAAGAACATTCAGTCTCACTGGAATCAGGCAGTCCATAGGTTGACTGTTAATGTTCGCAAAATGTTATCTGCAATGGATACTGAACTGTTTGAGGAGTGCCGAAGGCAATATACAGAGAAAGAGGTCAGggcaaaagagaaagaagagcgGCGGGAATTGAAGTGGCATAGATTGGCCGCTGCCGCTGCACAAGGAGGGTGA
- the LOC131324711 gene encoding serine/threonine protein phosphatase 2A 57 kDa regulatory subunit B' alpha isoform-like isoform X2: MLNKFIKRRQRKPFKSDGGNDLGFIPPGNRNSSAVSTSNHTSRTTPLSVANYGVPPPSATVETLPMFRDVPASERQTLFLRKVQVSCFQFDMSDALKMMREKEIKRQSLVELVDFVQSGSGKITETNQEGIIKMISINIFRCLAPASHENTGSQNMDLEEEEPYMDLAWPHLQLVYELLLRYVVSSDTDTKVAKRCIDHLFVLQLLDLFDSEDPREREYLKTILHRIYGKFMVHRPCIRKAINNIFYRFIYETERHSGIGELLEILGSIINGFALPMKEEHKLFLVRALIPMHKPKSISLYHQQLSYCTIQFVEKDYKLADTVIRGLLKFWPVTNCQKEVLFLGELEEVLEATQAAEFQRCMVPLFRQIARCLNSSHFQIGALPWGLKYHRCAIGAGLNYISYQGC; this comes from the exons ATGCTGAACAAATTTATAAAACGCCGGCAGCGTAAGCCCTTCAAATCGGACGGTGGTAATGACTTAGGGTTTATTCCACCAGGGAATCGAAACTCCAGTGCTGTTTCAACCTCGAATCACACTTCTAGAACCACTCCGTTATCCGTTGCCAATTACGGTGTCCCCCCACCTAGTGCGACCGTAGAGACCCTACCTATGTTCAGGGACGTTCCGGCCTCTGAACGTCAGACCTTGTTCCTTAGAAAAGTTCAGGTTTCTTGCTTCCAATTCGATATGTCTGATGCCCTAAAAATGATGAGGGAGAAGGAGATTAAGAGGCAGAGTCTAGTTGAGCTCGTTGATTTTGTGCAATCCGGGTCAGGGAAAATCACAGAGACAAATCAAGAAGGCATTATCAAGATGATTTCTATAAATATATTCCGTTGTTTGGCCCCGGCATCTCATGAAAATACGGGTTCCCAAAACATGGACCTGGAAGAGGAGGAGCCCTACATGGACCTCGCGTGGCCCCACTTACAGTTGGTGTACGAGCTACTTCTGAGATATGTGGTGTCCTCCGATACTGACACCAAGGTTGCCAAGCGGTGCATTGaccatttgtttgttttacaaCTTCTTGACTTGTTTGATTCTGAGGATCCTCGAGAGCGGGAATATTTGAAAACAATCCTCCACCGGATATACGGGAAATTCATGGTGCATCGCCCTTGTATTAGGAAAGCGATCAATAATATATTCTATCGGTTTATATACGAGACAGAGAGACACAGTGGGATTGGTGAGCTCTTGGAGATTCTTGGGAGCATAATCAATGGGTTTGCTCTGCCAATGAAAGAGGAGCATAAGTTGTTTCTTGTTCGAGCTCTTATACCAATGCACAAGCCTAAGTCGATTTCATTATACCATCAGCAGCTCTCATACTGCACTATTCAGTTTGTCGAGAAAGATTACAAGTTGGCTGACACTGTAATAAGGGGTTTGTTGAAGTTCTGGCCTGTCACCAATTGTCAAAAAGAAGTGCTTTTTCTTGGGGAGCTAGAAGAAGTGCTGGAGGCAACACAGGCTGCAGAGTTTCAGCGCTGCATGGTCCCTCTATTTAGACAGATTGCGCGTTGCCTTAATAGCTCTCATTTTCAG ATTGGTGCCTTGCCTTGGGGGTTGAAATATCATAGATGTGCAATTGGTGCTGGTTTAAACTATATATCCTATCAGG GTTGCTGA